A single genomic interval of Chryseobacterium paludis harbors:
- a CDS encoding fumarate reductase/succinate dehydrogenase flavoprotein subunit, producing the protein MSKLDSKIPAGPLKDKWKNHKDHMNLVAPNNRDKIDIIVVGTGLAGGSAAATLAEQGYNVKAFCYQDSPRRAHSIAAQGGINAAKNYQGDGDSTYRLFYDTIKGGDYRAREANVYRLAEVSANIIDQCVSQGVPFGRDYGGQLDNRSFGGVQVKRTFYAKGQTGQQLLLGAYSSLSRQIGKGRVKMYNRHEMLELVIVDGKARGIIARNLVTGEIERHSAHAVVIASGGYGNVYFLSTNAMGSNVSAAWKIHKKGAYFANPCYVQIHPTCIPVHGTQQSKLTLMSESLRNSGRIWVPKNIEDSVAIREGKLRPENIKEEDRDYYLERRYPAFGNLVPRDVASRAGKERCDAGFGIENNDTKEGVYLDFSTEIIKKGKEAAIEKHIHNPTDQQIYDLGKSWIEEKYGNLFVMYEKITADDPYKTPMKIYPAVHYTMGGVWVDYNLQSTIPGCFVIGEANFSDHGANRLGASALMQGLADGYFVLPYTIADYLSADIRTGEIPTTSAEFEEAEKEIKDKVNFFVNNKGTHSVDHFHKQLGHIMWNKVGMGRTPEGLREAIAEIDEVKKDFWKNVKVMGEAKGMNTELEKAFRVADFIELGQLMAIDALHRNESCGGHFREDHATPEGEAERDDVNFKYVGAWEYQGDDIKQEVLHKEDLIYENIEVKARSYK; encoded by the coding sequence ATGAGTAAATTAGATTCAAAAATTCCGGCGGGTCCTTTAAAGGATAAATGGAAAAATCATAAAGATCATATGAACCTTGTTGCACCAAACAACAGAGATAAGATTGATATTATTGTTGTAGGTACAGGTTTGGCAGGTGGTTCTGCTGCAGCTACTCTGGCTGAGCAAGGATATAATGTAAAAGCATTCTGCTATCAGGATTCTCCAAGAAGAGCACACTCTATTGCAGCTCAGGGAGGAATCAATGCAGCTAAAAATTATCAGGGAGACGGTGACTCTACTTACAGATTGTTCTATGACACGATCAAAGGTGGTGACTACAGAGCAAGAGAGGCAAATGTTTACAGATTAGCTGAAGTTTCTGCAAATATTATCGACCAATGTGTTTCTCAGGGAGTTCCTTTCGGTAGAGATTACGGCGGTCAATTAGATAACCGTTCATTTGGTGGGGTTCAGGTAAAAAGAACTTTTTATGCAAAAGGACAAACTGGACAGCAGTTATTATTAGGTGCATATTCTTCATTAAGCCGTCAGATCGGAAAAGGAAGAGTAAAAATGTACAATCGTCACGAAATGCTAGAATTGGTAATCGTAGACGGAAAAGCAAGAGGGATCATCGCTAGAAACCTTGTAACTGGTGAAATTGAAAGACATTCGGCTCACGCAGTTGTAATTGCTTCAGGAGGTTACGGTAACGTATATTTCTTGTCTACCAACGCAATGGGTTCAAACGTTTCTGCGGCTTGGAAAATTCATAAAAAAGGAGCGTATTTCGCAAACCCTTGTTATGTACAGATTCACCCGACTTGTATTCCTGTTCATGGAACACAGCAGTCCAAACTTACTTTGATGTCTGAATCATTAAGAAACTCAGGAAGAATCTGGGTTCCTAAAAATATTGAAGATTCAGTTGCCATCAGAGAAGGTAAATTGAGACCTGAAAATATTAAAGAAGAAGATAGAGATTACTATCTTGAAAGAAGATATCCGGCATTCGGAAACCTTGTTCCTCGTGATGTTGCATCAAGAGCTGGTAAAGAAAGATGTGATGCTGGTTTCGGAATTGAAAATAATGATACCAAAGAAGGTGTTTACTTAGATTTCTCTACAGAAATCATTAAAAAAGGTAAAGAAGCAGCTATTGAAAAGCATATTCACAATCCTACAGATCAGCAAATTTATGATTTAGGTAAAAGTTGGATTGAGGAGAAGTATGGTAACTTATTCGTAATGTACGAAAAGATTACTGCAGATGATCCTTACAAAACTCCAATGAAGATTTATCCAGCGGTTCACTACACAATGGGTGGTGTTTGGGTTGATTATAACTTGCAATCTACAATCCCGGGATGTTTTGTAATTGGTGAGGCTAACTTCTCAGACCACGGAGCCAACAGATTGGGAGCTTCTGCATTAATGCAAGGTTTGGCAGACGGATATTTCGTACTTCCTTACACCATTGCAGATTATCTTTCTGCAGATATCAGAACGGGAGAAATTCCTACGACTTCTGCTGAGTTTGAGGAAGCTGAAAAAGAAATTAAAGACAAGGTAAACTTCTTTGTTAATAATAAAGGAACACATTCAGTAGATCATTTCCACAAGCAATTAGGACACATCATGTGGAATAAGGTTGGAATGGGAAGAACTCCTGAAGGTTTAAGAGAAGCGATCGCAGAAATCGATGAAGTGAAAAAAGATTTCTGGAAGAACGTAAAAGTAATGGGAGAAGCTAAAGGGATGAACACTGAACTTGAAAAAGCGTTCAGGGTAGCAGACTTTATTGAATTAGGACAGCTAATGGCAATTGATGCTTTACACAGAAACGAATCTTGTGGAGGACATTTCAGAGAAGATCATGCTACTCCGGAAGGTGAAGCGGAAAGAGATGATGTTAACTTCAAATATGTAGGAGCTTGGGAATATCAGGGTGATGATATCAAACAGGAAGTTCTGCACAAAGAAGATCTTATCTATGAAAACATCGAAGTTAAAGCAAGAAGTTACAAATAA
- a CDS encoding succinate dehydrogenase cytochrome b subunit, with protein sequence MAGLTSSTIGRKYAMALSAMFLLIFLILHLTTNLLSVINRDAFNTASDFMGYNPFVQFLMQPILGFAVLFHFIMGFVLEIKNNKARPVKYASNNAALNSTWMSRNMIISGAVVLAFLALHFYDFWIHEINYKYVEGLAPDAERFWPELHEKFADIWRVALYVISFVLLGLHLAHGFQSSFQSVGARHPKYTPILKAIGTWYSILIPFGFIFIAIYHFVTQ encoded by the coding sequence ATGGCAGGTTTAACGAGTTCTACAATAGGTAGAAAATATGCTATGGCATTATCAGCTATGTTTTTGCTGATTTTTCTTATACTGCATTTAACAACAAATTTATTATCTGTTATAAATCGCGATGCTTTTAATACAGCATCAGATTTTATGGGGTATAATCCTTTTGTTCAATTCTTGATGCAACCTATTCTTGGTTTTGCAGTTCTTTTCCATTTTATTATGGGATTTGTGCTGGAGATTAAGAATAATAAAGCGCGTCCAGTTAAATATGCTTCAAACAATGCGGCTTTGAATTCTACATGGATGTCTAGAAATATGATTATTTCCGGAGCTGTTGTATTGGCTTTTTTAGCGCTTCACTTTTATGATTTCTGGATTCATGAAATAAACTACAAGTATGTGGAAGGACTGGCTCCGGATGCGGAACGTTTTTGGCCGGAATTGCATGAGAAATTTGCTGATATCTGGAGAGTAGCTTTATATGTAATCTCATTTGTATTATTGGGACTGCACCTGGCTCATGGATTTCAGTCTTCTTTCCAGTCAGTTGGTGCAAGACATCCAAAATATACTCCAATACTTAAGGCGATAGGAACTTGGTATTCGATCCTTATTCCATTTGGGTTTATTTTTATTGCAATTTATCATTTTGTAACTCAATAA
- a CDS encoding ComEC/Rec2 family competence protein codes for MNKQPLFILVLCFILGIIFQDQFSLNKTAIFIFAGICSAIFATLFFKSYLIHKSKSVLLGIMFFGIGIIIHCCNMVTSSETNFDSSKKTVVFKISKKLNSNEKYKNYECIAQVGKKYFSSIVRIPVERDQLDFDHYYKVEAFIGKLKPPQYDFQFDYSHYLKRKNIGYQLYVSNEILSVPRTDLDIQEKIKQKRLKVLQNIDNTDISAQSREFLKGVILADRTEIDSSIVQDFSRSGLVHFLAISGTHIMVIFGLFYFLFKLVLPLKFRRYTIIISLVFLWFFAAFIGFGNSVLRSCIMLTVYFIYVLLQRKPDVLHSMALSAFIILIFDTHQLFNIGFQLSFIAVLGIFWLNQPILKCLPKQDGYGKKLIFNTISISISAQLATLPLVLYYFHQFSFISILANFVIVPFSELIIMLSFGMAGLIALHLDFDIINMVYDFVIHGLLKSIHWFADFDFLFFENISMNLVEVFLLLIIIYVLRFVFLKFNFKNIMRFIILSLMFFIVRSGFNIKENQREEILVHQVGKDKVLSIKDGNRAYFWMANTSDREKVIKYVINPYSSSRRLKNIELKSLEGITKKIIYKSKIYDIN; via the coding sequence TTGAACAAACAACCCCTTTTTATTCTTGTCCTGTGTTTTATCCTTGGAATAATTTTCCAGGATCAATTTTCGCTGAATAAAACGGCAATATTTATTTTTGCGGGAATTTGTTCAGCCATTTTTGCTACACTATTTTTTAAATCTTATCTAATACATAAAAGCAAGTCGGTTTTGTTAGGAATAATGTTTTTTGGAATAGGGATTATTATTCATTGTTGTAATATGGTCACTTCTTCTGAAACCAATTTTGATTCATCAAAAAAGACTGTAGTCTTTAAAATCTCTAAGAAACTAAATTCCAATGAAAAGTATAAAAATTATGAATGTATTGCACAGGTTGGGAAAAAATACTTTAGTTCAATTGTACGTATACCTGTAGAACGCGATCAGCTTGATTTTGATCACTACTATAAAGTAGAAGCTTTTATAGGTAAGCTAAAACCTCCACAATATGATTTTCAATTTGACTATTCCCATTACCTGAAACGGAAAAATATTGGGTACCAATTGTATGTGTCGAATGAAATTCTTTCTGTTCCAAGAACTGATCTTGATATACAGGAAAAAATTAAGCAGAAAAGGCTTAAAGTCCTGCAGAATATAGATAATACCGACATTTCTGCTCAAAGCAGGGAGTTTTTAAAAGGTGTTATTCTTGCCGATAGGACGGAGATTGATTCCTCCATAGTGCAGGATTTCAGCAGATCAGGGCTGGTTCATTTTCTTGCTATTTCCGGAACACATATTATGGTGATCTTTGGATTGTTTTATTTTCTTTTTAAATTGGTACTACCTCTCAAATTTAGGCGATATACCATCATTATAAGTTTAGTGTTTCTCTGGTTTTTTGCTGCTTTTATTGGGTTTGGTAATTCAGTACTGAGGTCATGTATCATGTTGACCGTTTATTTTATTTATGTATTGCTTCAAAGAAAACCCGATGTATTACATTCTATGGCTTTGTCAGCTTTTATTATTCTAATTTTTGATACTCACCAGCTTTTTAATATAGGATTTCAATTAAGTTTTATTGCCGTTTTGGGGATTTTCTGGTTAAATCAACCTATTTTAAAGTGCCTTCCAAAGCAGGATGGCTATGGTAAAAAGTTAATCTTTAATACGATCTCTATTTCGATTTCAGCTCAATTGGCAACCCTTCCTTTGGTCTTATATTATTTTCATCAGTTTTCTTTTATTTCCATTTTAGCCAATTTTGTTATTGTTCCTTTCTCTGAACTGATCATTATGTTATCATTTGGAATGGCAGGCTTAATTGCCCTCCATTTAGATTTTGATATCATTAATATGGTGTATGACTTTGTGATTCACGGATTATTAAAATCTATTCATTGGTTTGCCGATTTCGATTTTCTCTTTTTTGAAAATATCTCAATGAATTTGGTTGAGGTTTTTCTCTTGTTAATAATTATATATGTGCTGAGGTTTGTATTTCTTAAATTTAATTTTAAAAATATAATGAGATTCATCATACTAAGTTTAATGTTTTTTATTGTCCGGTCTGGGTTTAATATTAAAGAGAATCAGAGAGAAGAAATTTTGGTTCACCAAGTAGGAAAGGATAAGGTACTTTCAATTAAGGATGGAAACAGGGCTTATTTTTGGATGGCAAATACTTCTGACAGAGAGAAAGTAATTAAGTATGTGATTAATCCATACAGCTCATCAAGAAGATTAAAAAATATTGAATTGAAAAGTTTAGAGGGTATAACGAAAAAGATTATCTATAAGAGCAAAATTTATGATATAAATTAA
- the lpxB gene encoding lipid-A-disaccharide synthase gives MKYYIIAGEASGDLHGSNLMKALKQKDSNAEFRFWGGDLMTKQGGTLVKHYRDLAFMGFLEVAMNLRTILNNIKFCKEDIKNNRPDVLILVDYPGFNLRIAKYAKELGIKVVYYISPQLWAWKEGRVEIIKKYVDEMMVILPFEEDFYKKHGVHSHFVGHPLLDAISSLQEINIDAFKKEHGLNGKEIIALLPGSRKQEVEKMLEIMLSVRPHFKNYQFVIAGAPSLPKEFYQSYVDDNVHFVSNRTYDLLRCSKAALVTSGTATLETALLNIPEVVCYRGSKISYAIAKRLVKNINYISLVNLIMDREVVKELIQNDLNTKNLVEELTKILEGQKRDQVLKDYELLREKLGGKGASDHAADIILKI, from the coding sequence ATGAAATATTACATCATTGCTGGCGAAGCATCAGGGGATTTACACGGAAGTAATTTAATGAAAGCTTTAAAACAAAAAGATTCAAATGCCGAATTTAGGTTTTGGGGTGGCGATCTGATGACTAAACAAGGTGGCACATTAGTGAAACATTACCGTGATTTGGCTTTCATGGGGTTTTTGGAAGTGGCTATGAACCTAAGGACAATTCTTAATAATATAAAATTTTGTAAAGAGGATATTAAGAATAACAGACCTGATGTTTTAATTCTGGTTGATTATCCAGGATTCAACCTAAGGATCGCAAAATATGCCAAAGAACTTGGGATAAAAGTAGTATATTATATATCTCCTCAGCTATGGGCATGGAAAGAGGGTAGAGTAGAGATTATCAAGAAGTACGTAGATGAAATGATGGTTATCTTACCTTTTGAAGAAGATTTCTATAAAAAGCATGGTGTTCACTCTCATTTTGTAGGCCATCCTTTACTGGATGCAATTTCAAGTTTACAAGAGATCAACATCGACGCATTTAAAAAAGAACATGGTTTAAACGGAAAAGAAATAATTGCACTGCTTCCGGGATCGAGAAAACAGGAGGTTGAAAAGATGCTTGAAATAATGCTTTCTGTAAGGCCTCATTTTAAAAATTATCAATTTGTAATTGCTGGTGCACCAAGTCTTCCCAAAGAGTTTTATCAAAGTTATGTGGATGATAATGTTCATTTTGTCTCCAATAGAACATACGATTTGTTGAGATGTTCTAAAGCAGCATTGGTAACCTCCGGAACAGCAACTTTAGAAACGGCCTTGCTGAATATTCCTGAAGTAGTATGCTACCGTGGAAGTAAAATCTCCTATGCCATTGCTAAAAGGTTAGTGAAGAATATCAACTATATTTCTTTGGTAAATCTGATCATGGATAGGGAGGTTGTGAAAGAATTGATACAAAATGATCTGAATACTAAAAACCTTGTTGAAGAATTAACTAAAATTTTGGAAGGACAAAAAAGAGATCAGGTACTAAAAGATTATGAGCTGCTTAGAGAGAAACTTGGCGGAAAAGGAGCTAGTGATCATGCTGCGGATATTATTTTGAAAATATAA
- a CDS encoding DUF2480 family protein, translated as MSEEFEIRNKVNESGLVNFDLTTLLPKGIRKGIDLKDFLFQEMILKEKDFREKVAAINTDEYTDTYIYIYNSADAIVPLWAYFVLTAKLTDAAKKIVFGNREDLEVILMHNAIQTYDFDDMRGKRVLVKGCSDKEIPENAYVELVEQLKPIVKSLMFGEACSNVPIIKN; from the coding sequence ATGTCAGAAGAATTTGAAATCAGAAATAAAGTAAATGAAAGTGGTCTGGTAAATTTTGATCTTACTACTCTTCTTCCCAAAGGAATACGTAAGGGTATAGATCTTAAAGATTTTCTTTTCCAGGAAATGATCTTAAAAGAAAAAGATTTTCGCGAGAAAGTTGCCGCGATCAACACCGACGAATATACCGATACCTATATTTACATCTATAATTCCGCAGATGCCATTGTTCCATTATGGGCATATTTTGTCCTTACAGCTAAACTTACAGATGCAGCAAAAAAAATAGTTTTTGGCAATCGTGAAGATCTTGAAGTGATATTAATGCACAATGCAATACAAACTTATGATTTCGATGACATGAGAGGCAAAAGAGTTCTCGTAAAAGGTTGCTCAGATAAAGAAATTCCGGAAAATGCCTATGTAGAATTGGTAGAACAATTGAAACCTATTGTAAAGTCTCTTATGTTTGGAGAGGCATGTTCTAATGTCCCAATCATTAAGAACTAG
- a CDS encoding DUF2723 domain-containing protein, whose amino-acid sequence MKKNVTAFLLFLIFLFIYYAGSFTKIPFADCVGFVALVEKGEWMTTATATTHFFYTNTAILIKNLANINSIEASRILVILSGAATIAIIYLTVRIVTKNEWVSITTAFVFGFSFTFWKNAEIVEVYTYNSLWISLVFFSIIKSFIENKKNYIVLSGLFLGISLWIHIQNILLIPALLLFLFYFRAEKKQVFLSLLIFLVLFSSLFILNTSQGLSLSSPYTSDQGTWVEDSLNKTFLQYVQDFFKSFVYLIYNFNIFTFFGVVGAFLLYKSNAKMFFVFFAGSLCVYGFSTFYAVSDNYVFFIPFNIIFALSIGYGLSSSKYAAFKKISWLCLFIPLGYVLSYSAVSSTDKGKNFNDFKKYKGGLKYYMLPWMNDNVGILEFTIDKKEAPEPINWMTASAKEYIKLLRSKGYTDEDIRKL is encoded by the coding sequence ATGAAAAAAAACGTAACCGCTTTTCTCTTATTTCTCATTTTTTTATTCATCTATTATGCTGGGAGTTTTACAAAAATTCCTTTCGCTGATTGCGTTGGATTTGTAGCACTTGTGGAAAAAGGTGAATGGATGACCACAGCCACAGCTACGACACATTTTTTTTATACCAATACGGCAATTCTCATTAAGAATTTAGCCAATATTAATTCTATAGAAGCAAGCAGGATTCTGGTTATTCTTTCCGGAGCAGCCACAATTGCGATAATTTACCTCACTGTAAGGATTGTTACAAAAAACGAATGGGTATCTATCACTACAGCTTTTGTGTTTGGTTTTAGCTTTACTTTTTGGAAAAATGCAGAAATAGTAGAAGTATATACCTATAATTCTTTATGGATTAGCCTCGTGTTTTTTTCAATAATAAAAAGTTTTATAGAAAATAAAAAAAATTACATTGTTTTAAGTGGATTATTTTTAGGGATCAGTCTCTGGATCCATATTCAGAATATCCTGTTGATCCCGGCGCTTCTTTTATTTCTTTTCTATTTCAGAGCAGAAAAAAAACAAGTCTTTTTATCCCTGCTTATTTTCTTAGTGCTTTTCTCTTCTCTATTTATTTTAAATACTTCTCAGGGATTATCACTAAGCTCTCCTTACACTTCCGATCAGGGAACCTGGGTTGAAGACTCCTTAAACAAAACATTTTTACAATATGTACAAGACTTCTTTAAGTCTTTTGTTTATCTAATTTATAACTTCAACATATTTACCTTCTTTGGAGTTGTTGGTGCATTTTTATTGTATAAATCAAATGCAAAAATGTTTTTTGTATTCTTTGCAGGATCATTATGCGTCTATGGGTTTTCAACTTTTTATGCGGTTTCGGATAACTATGTATTTTTTATTCCGTTCAATATCATCTTTGCGTTGTCTATTGGATATGGACTATCATCTTCAAAATATGCTGCCTTCAAAAAGATATCCTGGCTCTGTCTTTTTATCCCTTTAGGATATGTTCTTTCATATAGCGCAGTATCATCAACAGATAAAGGAAAAAACTTCAACGATTTTAAAAAATACAAAGGTGGACTAAAATATTATATGTTGCCATGGATGAATGACAATGTGGGTATTCTTGAATTTACTATTGATAAGAAAGAAGCTCCGGAACCAATCAACTGGATGACTGCCAGCGCTAAAGAATACATTAAGCTGTTAAGATCTAAAGGATATACCGACGAAGATATAAGAAAACTTTAA
- a CDS encoding DUF937 domain-containing protein has product MNLIDLLTGNTSNQVAEQAENKFGISKNQIIALLAVAAPLVISYLRNKSQDSKEAEALNNALDKDHNGSILDDSSQLEARQAEGGSILSHVFGGDKQNVENQLSQNTGISIDKIGPVLAMLAPLIMGYIGKEKQQNNVGAGGLGDLLGGILGNASNQAQAEQSNPLNDILGSVLGGGGQSQSSGNPLNDILGSVLGGGQQKQQEGGLGGILGNIFGK; this is encoded by the coding sequence ATGAATTTAATCGATTTGCTTACAGGAAATACAAGCAACCAGGTTGCAGAACAGGCAGAAAATAAATTTGGAATCAGTAAAAACCAGATTATTGCATTGTTGGCTGTTGCAGCACCTTTAGTTATTTCATATTTAAGAAATAAATCACAAGATTCAAAAGAAGCTGAAGCATTAAACAACGCCCTGGATAAAGATCATAACGGAAGTATTTTAGATGACTCTTCTCAGTTAGAAGCAAGACAAGCAGAAGGAGGTTCAATCCTTAGTCATGTTTTTGGTGGTGACAAACAAAATGTAGAAAATCAATTATCACAAAATACAGGGATTTCAATTGATAAAATAGGTCCCGTTCTGGCTATGCTTGCTCCACTTATCATGGGGTATATTGGTAAAGAAAAACAACAAAATAATGTTGGTGCCGGAGGCTTAGGTGATTTATTAGGCGGAATACTTGGAAATGCATCTAATCAGGCTCAGGCTGAGCAATCCAATCCATTAAATGACATCTTAGGAAGTGTATTAGGGGGTGGTGGACAATCTCAATCATCCGGAAATCCACTGAACGACATTTTAGGAAGTGTTTTAGGAGGGGGACAGCAAAAACAGCAGGAAGGAGGACTAGGTGGTATTTTGGGAAATATTTTTGGAAAATAA
- a CDS encoding 30S ribosomal protein THX produces MGKGDRKSRRGKINNGSYGKRRPRKASKSLVTSEEKSKK; encoded by the coding sequence ATGGGAAAAGGAGACAGAAAATCTAGAAGAGGTAAAATTAATAATGGAAGCTATGGGAAAAGAAGACCTAGAAAAGCTTCTAAATCATTAGTGACTTCGGAAGAAAAATCTAAAAAGTAA
- a CDS encoding MATE family efflux transporter: MTKYIDFFKKAFKGGDVDYTKISIRSAVLLLAIPMMLEMAMESVFALVDLYFVGHLKESGYAIQTVGLTESVLSVMYSIAIGMSMAATALVARRIGEKNPEQASRSAAQVLFVSIVITFILSLLGVIYAKEILILMGSKPEAAAYGKDFTRMMMGSSVIIMLLFLINGIFRGAGNAAIAMKSLWIANIANIILCPILIRGFGPIPAMGLTGAALATTIGRSVGVIYQLYHLLIADTQIRIKLNYFKPDFRLIRSVVKIATPGIFQFVIASCSWIFLAQLVATTGGENASAGYQTALRLMMFFMLPAWGLSNAASTLVGQNMGANEMLRAEQSVMKTVKYNVVFMLVVSLIFFLLGDFLVGFFTQEVEIKSFAKNALHIMSVGFLFYGIGMVMVNAFNGAGDTWTPTWINFFGFWMFQIPFAYFLSKHLGMGPKGVFISIPVAEILITIVAFILFKKGKWKTIKV, encoded by the coding sequence ATGACAAAATATATAGACTTTTTCAAAAAAGCATTTAAAGGCGGAGATGTAGACTATACAAAGATCAGTATAAGGAGTGCTGTACTTCTTTTAGCCATTCCGATGATGCTGGAAATGGCAATGGAGTCTGTATTTGCTCTGGTGGATCTGTATTTTGTAGGGCATCTGAAAGAAAGTGGTTATGCGATACAAACCGTAGGGCTCACAGAATCTGTTCTTTCTGTAATGTACTCTATTGCAATCGGGATGAGTATGGCGGCAACAGCTTTGGTTGCAAGGAGAATTGGTGAGAAAAACCCTGAGCAAGCTTCCAGAAGTGCTGCACAGGTTTTATTTGTTTCGATTGTCATTACTTTTATTCTAAGTTTACTTGGAGTAATTTACGCAAAGGAAATCCTAATTCTTATGGGTTCTAAGCCAGAAGCAGCCGCTTATGGTAAAGATTTTACAAGAATGATGATGGGAAGCAGTGTTATCATTATGCTTCTGTTTTTAATTAACGGAATTTTCAGAGGGGCAGGAAATGCAGCCATTGCAATGAAGAGTTTATGGATCGCAAATATTGCCAATATTATTCTTTGTCCCATTTTAATTAGGGGCTTTGGTCCTATTCCGGCAATGGGTTTAACTGGCGCAGCCCTTGCAACAACAATAGGAAGAAGTGTGGGCGTTATTTATCAATTGTATCATCTCTTAATTGCTGATACACAAATCCGAATAAAATTAAATTATTTCAAACCAGATTTCAGATTAATAAGATCAGTTGTAAAAATAGCAACTCCAGGAATTTTTCAATTTGTTATTGCATCATGCAGCTGGATATTTCTGGCACAGCTTGTCGCAACAACGGGAGGAGAAAATGCTTCAGCAGGGTATCAGACAGCATTAAGATTGATGATGTTTTTTATGCTTCCAGCGTGGGGCTTAAGTAATGCTGCTTCTACTTTGGTTGGACAGAACATGGGGGCTAACGAGATGTTAAGAGCCGAACAATCTGTGATGAAAACCGTAAAGTATAATGTTGTTTTTATGCTCGTTGTAAGTTTGATATTTTTTCTTTTGGGAGATTTTCTGGTCGGTTTTTTTACACAGGAGGTTGAAATTAAAAGCTTTGCTAAAAATGCGCTGCATATAATGAGTGTAGGTTTTCTTTTCTACGGAATAGGAATGGTCATGGTTAATGCTTTTAATGGAGCCGGAGATACATGGACACCGACCTGGATAAATTTTTTTGGATTTTGGATGTTTCAGATTCCTTTTGCCTACTTTCTGTCAAAACATCTTGGAATGGGGCCGAAAGGGGTCTTTATTTCAATCCCTGTAGCAGAAATTCTAATTACAATAGTGGCTTTTATATTATTTAAAAAAGGAAAATGGAAGACCATTAAAGTTTAG